The nucleotide window GAAATGCCGGTTATCGGGAGCGATGCTGTCAATCCCTTTACCATCATTCAGAATTCTGAAAATGTATCTTTTGAGTTACCCGACAATTCACGATCACGTATTTCAATTAGTTCAATTGATGGAAAAACATTACTGCAAACACAGGTAAATCAACCATCGATTTCGGTACCCACTCATTCACTTCCTTCGGGAATGTACTTGCTTAATGTGTCTAATGGAAGAGCAAACGTATCACAAAGTTTGTTGATACCATAAGGTAAGTCTACTCAATTAATGCGGCACAAAGAGGACAGAGTCTTTGTGTCGCTAATACTCCAGGCGCCAATGTTCTCACGGAGACTATCGATGCAAATTAGATTCAATAGAAATTCTCTTGAAAAAAGTTCTATTCTTCTATTATTAATTGTTACCCTGGTTTTTTCGGCTCCCCATGTTCGTCTGGCCGAGGAGGGAGAGGTGGAAGATTTTTTTTGGTACCCGCGCGGTGAAAGTTGCATTTACCGATAACGACCACAAATTACATTTTATTGATTTTACCGAAAATCCACCTTCGCTTCATTCACTGACAGAAGTACCGACATGCTCCAATCTTGCCATTTCTCCCGATGGGAAATGGATTGCCTTTCAAACCGGCTCACAAACCGACGGGGCAAGTTATGTGGAAAGCACTGCATGGATTGTTGAAGCCAGGGATGATGCTGTTCCTGTTCGGATTTCCGATACCGATGCCGGTTGGGCACCCCGATTTTTGCAGGGGGCCGGTGAATTAACCGTTGTATGGGCAACCTGTGGCGGGGCCGATACAGATGCTACCTATGCCTGGGAAGGCTGCGGCGCAATGTTGAAGCGCACCTGTCCGGATGGTGTTCCGGGGCCGGTCGATACGCTTTTTGCGGGAGGTTCCTACTTTGGGGGCGCCTCCTATGACGGCCTCTTTCTCAGTTCTGCCGAATATAGTAAAAACGGGTTCATTAAGGACGTGTCAACATCTCTTGATGATCCCCCTGTAGCAATCCACAATGTTACATGCACAGTGGATGGTCGGCGAGACACGACGTTCACTTTGCAAGTTTGTAATCCCTCGGCGTCACAAAGCAGACATTATCAAAATGTAACGATGTTTCTTGATTTTGGTTTTTTCCCAGAGGGAAATGGGTTGTCGGCGTGTAACCCGGACCTGGGGGCATGGGCTTTTTATGAAATGATGTTTATTGCAACTGATGAAGAAACTATTCTCAAAAAATATTCAACTCCTTCGGTTACCGCGACTACAGATACCGGCGTCCCCATTTCCTATGAATGGGCAAACAGTGAATGGTCAACCCATCCCTATTTCGGCATTGCTTCTGAATTCGTAACCCGCCGATGGCCCCATCCTTCAATTCCTATTATGGAGTCATCAAAGAAAATCGAGCATATCACCGCAATCGATCTCAAGGATTCGAGTTTTCTCCGTCTTGTCTCCACCACCGATACAACAAAAACAATCATAAAAGCTTCTTTTTCGGCGCGCTTTATGTTGATGTCCCCGATGATTTCCAGGAAGAGTGCTGGTTGGGTGACCCCTGCCCGTCGAATAATATTTTTTCCGAGCGGTTGGTAAAGGGGATGAATTCATCCTTCACAGTGACGCGGAATACGATTGCGATTTCTGGTGATATCGTCAAAATCCGCATCTATGCTGTCAGTGGTGCACTGCTTAAAGAATTCGATCTTTCAGAAAAAAGGCACATTGATTTGAATACATTCAAAACACCTTCGGGCATGGCGATGGTTCGGGCGATCCACCGGGACGGACGGACAATAGCGATCAAGCAGCTTTTTATGCCATAGGCTTACCGCACCTAATTGTGTTCCGATAATAAATTCTTTCACATTTTTTCCCAAGGTGTGAAGATGGGTGTGTACTTTTTGTGGTACGGGCTATAGTCTTGCTGTGGTTTACCGTTCGTTAATGAAGCCTTCGATGGTGGTATATTTAACCTTCGGCTTTTGCCTTCCGAACTGATAGGTACAGACAAAGCGGAGCGCGGCTTCAAGTGCGGCTTCGATATTGAAATTATATGACGTGATTCTCTTTTTAAGGGCGATATGGGAGTCATCGAACGCGATTATTGACAGTTGTTGCGGAACGTTAATTCCTTTGCGGTACAGAAAGTCGCGTGCAAACGAAGCGATGTCGTCGTTGGCGCAGAACCAGGTGCCTTTCTATATACGGAATACCTGTGGGAGTACTCACGATACGACCTCATTGTCTCCATATCAGAGTGATACGCATATGAAATAAAATTATTTAGACTATTATAGTCTTGACTATAATAGTCTAGTTAATATATATTGCATGCAATTGTTTTTTTCAGAATGGAGAATGAGAGTATGGATTCTTTCATAGGAAGAACAAAGGAGCTACAAACACTCCAGGAAGCATACAGGTCATCCAGGAGTGAATTTATTCCGGTCTATGGAAGGCGCAGGGTGGGGAAAAGCGAGCTTATTACCTGTTTTATGAAGAATAAGCCCGGAATCTATTTCCAGGCAAAAAAAAATACTGCCAGGCTTCAAGTAAAAGAATTTCTGAAAAATGCCGCCAGGTTGCTTGAGAATCCACTTGTTGAAGAAATTCAAAGTAGTG belongs to Chitinivibrionales bacterium and includes:
- a CDS encoding T9SS type A sorting domain-containing protein codes for the protein MIVPTQGGRDGDDYYLEESVLWVCFAQYYKDTPLYFCIDARPGSTALNEMPVIGSDAVNPFTIIQNSENVSFELPDNSRSRISISSIDGKTLLQTQVNQPSISVPTHSLPSGMYLLNVSNGRANVSQSLLIP